The following is a genomic window from Malus sylvestris chromosome 7, drMalSylv7.2, whole genome shotgun sequence.
ttgaatttgaatgatgaattatgttttaaaatgtatatttttgtTGCTATATACATTTTTATTTGCCGTATCCATAGCGTATCGTATCTTAATTTTTAGAGATTTTCCGTATCGCCGTGTCGTGTCGTATCGTATCGCCGTATCCGTATCCGTATCCATGCTTCATAGATCTTCTTTCGTATTTCATTTTCAGAAGTTTAAATCTTCTGAAACTACAAAATTTTTGCAGTCGAAAATATGGGTACTAATTACTTAAGCTGAAGTAGTTCATTTACCAATAAAAATGGTAGTTTGAACTTTCAATCCAAGATTTCAACATCAACACTTAGTTTAACAAAACAAGGTTAAAAAGTCTCAATTAGTGAAAAAATGAATCTTCCCATATCCCAAGTTGATTGAAACGAAAAATGATACAAATGAATCAGGAGATGGAAGGCAATCAAATACTTCTTAAGCATTAAGCGTACCAGTAAGGCGAAGTTGCTTGGATCGAATGAAGTCTATACAGTCATTGATTTTCTGAGTTTCAAACTTTGCAAAATGGAGCTTCCCTTCAAGAACAGGACGCCCTCTATCGCCATTAGAAGCTGCTAAACTCTCATTCAAAGAAGACGAATCGTCACTGTTCGTTGAGAAATACACCAATTCTATCAAAGAACCTGCCAACAgacaaaactaacaaaaaaaaaaaaaacgaaaaatcaagagAATTTGAGCAATTGGActacaaaaattaaataaaaacccagGGTTTTGAAATCTCTGTAGTTCCAACATTCCCAATTTCCATTTCGGGTCGGCTTCCTCTTGATTTGAGCttttattttggaaaagaaCTTACACTGGAGGACAGCCCACGAGGAGAGGATCATCTTTACTTCTTGGTCGAGGTCCAATGCCGGCAAGCTTGGCCGCAAATTGGCTGGAAAACATGCGGTTACCGTTTCTTAGAtctgaaattgaaaaaattCGGCTTCGAATTTGATGAAACTAACTTGGGAGTCGGAAAGAGGACGGGAAGAGGATTTTGGAGGTACAGGTTGACGGTCGTTGGTGTTCTCATCGCCGTCGTTTGTCTTCGACTCCCGTTGTCGGCGCTGTCGTGTgaagagaagaggaagaagacaaaTAGAATGAAGCGAAGGAGGTGTTGGACGTTTGTGAAGGGGAGAGAGGATTTAGCTTTTTACACAAAAGCAACACACCAATCTCAGCTTAAAAGACACCAAAAATAAAAGGCCACCAATCTCAAATTGGACGGCCACTAGTATTAGTGGCATTAACTAAAAAGACACCAAAAAAAGCCAAGAGTGGTATCTTTATGTCTATAGCTACCAATTGCAAATAGTGTGTAAATATTGGTGTCCTATAGCCATAATTCTAGTAGTGTGGGATGTATTACTATGTATCTTTTGAATGTAAACTATAATTCTGTCATCCTAGATGCATGCCTTGTTAGAATCTTGATTCAAATGAATCATTTTGTTGTACCTACTGAGCTTGTGAAGCTCACCCTATTTTATCATTTCAGGACTTAAGTAAAGGTATGAAGCTAGTGATATCCTCAAGCTGTAATGTGTAGTGTTAGAgcctagcttttttttttttttttttaagacttttTGTAAGTGCTACTTGTAAAGCTTACTCCAAGTTGTGGTGTAAATCTAGGAGGTTTGGTATCTCTGGTGGTGAAGGATTTTGGGAATAAGTTGTATCTTAACTTTGTAAATTTGCATGTTCAGTACTTATGGGCAGTTATAAAGTTTGTTTTCTACCCAGCTCAATCCATCAATTTAGTCATTCCACATGGTTTTGGGTGTGACAATTTTTGGTATCAAAGGATCAGGTTAACCCCTCAGACTGGAAATATGTGTTGGGGAACATGTAATGTATTTCTTGTTACTTGTTAGATGTTTTAACAATTGACATGAATATGCACATTTGCAATTTATGTGatctttaattgttaaattcTTTATATATGGTAGTCATGCCTCCAAAGAGAAGTAAGAAATATTCAGGTTCCTCTGCTGGTGGTGAATCTGATGGAGGGCAAGAGTTCCTTCAAGTGTGGAAAGATATGACAGAGGTCATGAAATAGTTTCTTAATAATCAATAGCAAGCTCCACCTCCACTACCTACACTGCCACCACAAGTAAATGAAGAAACAAAAGCTATGATTGCTATGCGCGAGTTTAAACGTCAAAATCCACCAATCTTTAAAGGAGAGGCGAATCCCACTATAGCTGAAGAATGGCTAGAGGATATTGAAAAGATATTAGATGCActcaaaatcgaagaagcaAATTTGAGAATCACACTTGCCGTTTATCAGTCTAGTGGAAAAGCATGTGGTGGAAATCTGTGAAGTCTTCGCTTGATTTAAACAGTATGACTTGGAATGAATTCAACTCTTTCTTTCTCGACAAGTACTTTCCTACGGTGTTGCAAGAAGCTAAATTAGAAGAATTTCTGAGATTGTACCAGGGAAATATGACTGTTATGGAGTATGAAGCTCTATTCATTGCGTTGTCTCGTTTTGCTTATGATCTACTTTCAACTTATTTTAAGAAAGCTCACAGGTTTGAGCGTTGACTTCGACCTTTCCTTAGGTCTAAGATTACAATTTTGAGACTTCCAACTTATGATGAAGTTGTGAAAAGAGCTTAGAAGCTGAAGCTGATTCAAAGGATTCAAAGAAAGTATGTGATAAGTCTCGGGAATGAacacctcaacaattccaacatcTGAATAAGAGGTAGAAGACATCATCCTGTACTTCTGGAGAGATTATTGTACCACAACAACACCAAACACGTCCTGCAAGTTGATTTGAGCATGGACATAAAGTATGTTGCTCTTGTGGACATTTCAAGAATTCATGTCATTATTTAGAGAAGTCTCAAAGTGCTGATGGACCATCTCAAAGTGTAGGACCTTCAAAGCAATCTGCACAAGAATCTAGAGCCCTTAATAGACGCTTTCAACAGCTAAGAAATGTGTCTCAAACTTGGGTGGGGTCAGGGTTGAATAAAGGTTAGATGGATGACAAGGACAAGGTAAATTACAAGCACTTTAGGCAGAGGAGTCTACTAATCACTCTATGACAGAAGGTATGGTACTCATGTTTAACTCATGGGCTAAAGTATTATTCAATTGCAGTTCTTCGCACTTTTTTATTGCTTTGTCATTTGCATCTGCATTGGGGTTAGATTCGGAAAGTTTGGAAAAACCTTGGATTGTGGAATCTCCATTACCATGGGCATAAATAGTTATAGTGGATCTTGTCTGTAGAAAGTGTGTTTTGAGTATAGATGTGCTACAATTAGCATACGATCTACTGGTACTTGACATGTTGGAATATGATGTAATTCTTGATATCAATTGGTTGATGGATCACCAAGTCATCTTAGATTGCTTGAACAAAATAATATAGGGATATTCAGAAACAGGTGTTGGATTTCTGTTTGAGGGTAGATTGACACCATTATTTTCTCCATCACTTGAGCAATCACAAAAGCATGGTAAATTATGTAGTCTTTTGGTTAACATAGGCTTTTGTTGGTAGtagtggttcaaatttgcctcgAGTTGTATGTGAATTTCCAGATGTGTTTCCAGAAAAACTAACCAAGTTACCACCACACCGAGATGTTGACTTCTCCATTGAGCTTCAACCTGGTATGTCACCAATTTCAATTGCACCATACCGTATGGCACCAGCTGAACTTTGAGAATTGAAGAAGCAACTTGAAGAGTTATTCGAGGTTGGATTCATTCGTCCTATTAATTCTCCTTGGGTGCACCTATCTTATTTGTGAAGAAGCAAGATcattcatcaaaacgtgtagacACTTCCCTGAGATTGTGTACTGATTATCGACAATTGAACAAGGTAACTATGAAGAATAAGTACCTTATACCATGcatagatgatttatttgactAACTAAGAGAGTCATGCTGGTTTTCCAAGATTGATCTATGATCTGGTTACCATCAGTTGCGGATAAAAGAAAACGATGTTCCAAAGACAACTTTTCGAACACGCTATGGCTGTTATGAGTATTTGGTTATACCATTTGGATTAATAAATGCTCCAGCTGCATTCATGAATCTAAAGAACCAAATTTTCAAGCCATATCTTGATCAGTTTGTTGAAGTATTCATTAGTGATATTTTAATTTACTCACACTCTAAAGtggaacatgaaaaacatttgCGAATGGTACTTCAAACATTGTGAGATAATAAGCTTTATGGCAAACTTAGTAAGTGTGAGTTTTGGTTGTCTGAAGTTAAATCCCTTGGACACGTAGTGTCTAGTTATGGTATCTCAGTGGATCCCTCCAAAGTGGAAGCAGTGATGACTTGGAAAGACCGAAGAAGGTGTTTGAGATTCGAAGTTTCTTGGGTCTAGTTGGTTAGTATCGCcaattcatcaaggatttctcatgCATTGCGGCTCCAATGACAAAGTTGACACAAAAAGGagttaagtttgagtggaaTAATTCTTGAAAGAGGCTTACTAGTGCACCTGTTCTTATTGTTCCTAAAAGAGGACAAAGTGACACGGTGTATTGTGATGCTTCTCATGAAGGCCTTGGATGTGTACTTATGTAGAATGGCAAGGTTGTAGCCTATGGCTCCCAACAATTGAAAAATCATGAATGGAACTATTGTACACATGATCTAGAATTGGCTGCGGTTGGTTCTGCTTTAAAACTATGGAGACATTATTTGTATGGAGAAAAGTTTGAAGTGTTCTTTGACCATAAAAGCTTGAAGTATCTATTCACTCAAAGAGATCTAAATTTAAGGCAACGCAGATGGATGGAATAAATGGCAGATTatgattttgagtttttttatcATCCGGGTAAAGCAAATGTGGATGCAGATGCTTTGAGTCGTAAATCACGTTGTTCAGTTGCACGTTTAGCAGTTCGAGAATGGGAAATGTTTAATGCCATAGCTGAATTTGATTTCCAATCCCTTGAAAATGAGAGACCAGCCCGTATACACAATGTTGTTGCTCAACCTTCCTTGATTACTAGAGCTATCGGTGCACAACAAAACGATCATTAGGTTCAGACTATTCAAGCTCAAATTGCTAATGGAGAGGGTCCAGAAGGATAAAGTATACACTCAGATGGAAGGGTAACGATTATTTGTACCAACACAAAATGAAATGCGGCAGCAAGTTCTTCGTGAATTTCATCACTCTCGTTTTGTTGTACACCTGGTGGAACCAAGATGTATAATGATTTACGTAGGGATGAAATGAGATATAGCGGAGTTTGTAGCCAAATGTTTCACTTGTTAACAAGTAAAAGTGGAGCATAAAATTCCACCAGGATTGCTTCAACCACTCTCGATTTCTCAATAGAATTGGGAGCATATAGCCACGGACTTTGTACCTGGTTTGCTAAGATCTACAAAAGGACATGATTCAGTGTGGGTCAGTGTTGATCGTTTGACAAAATCT
Proteins encoded in this region:
- the LOC126627846 gene encoding pantothenate kinase 2-like isoform X3 — translated: MRTPTTVNLYLQNPLPVLFPTPNQFAAKLAGIGPRPRSKDDPLLVGCPPVDDSSSLNESLAASNGDRGRPVLEGKLHFAKFETQKINDCIDFIRSKQLRLTGSQQHGASGSAKCVIKATGGGALSTQIFLKKSLGFLLTRQMKWTVLWPEQIFCLRAKQRGKIFKKQILY
- the LOC126627846 gene encoding uncharacterized protein LOC126627846 isoform X2 is translated as MRTPTTVNLYLQNPLPVLFPTPNQFAAKLAGIGPRPRSKDDPLLVGCPPVDDSSSLNESLAASNGDRGRPVLEGKLHFAKFETQKINDCIDFIRSKQLRLTGSQQHGASGSAKCVIKATGGGALSTQIFLKKSLGFLLTRQMKWTVLWPEQIFCLRRGLRSPSKKEAWFCSL
- the LOC126627846 gene encoding pantothenate kinase 1-like isoform X4; translation: MRTPTTVNLYLQNPLPVLFPTPNQFAAKLAGIGPRPRSKDDPLLVGCPPVDDSSSLNESLAASNGDRGRPVLEGKLHFAKFETQKINDCIDFIRSKQLRLTGSQQHGASGSAKCVIKATGGGALSTQIFLKKSLGFLLTRQMKWTVLWPEQIFCLSL
- the LOC126627846 gene encoding pantothenate kinase 1-like isoform X1, whose protein sequence is MRTPTTVNLYLQNPLPVLFPTPNQFAAKLAGIGPRPRSKDDPLLVGCPPVDDSSSLNESLAASNGDRGRPVLEGKLHFAKFETQKINDCIDFIRSKQLRLTGSQQHGASGSAKCVIKATGGGALSTQIFLKKSLGFLLTRQMKWTVLWPEQIFCLRWDPKTTYIQSNPVIFSTYCKHLGLLTSCTANCV